In Gossypium arboreum isolate Shixiya-1 chromosome 5, ASM2569848v2, whole genome shotgun sequence, a single genomic region encodes these proteins:
- the LOC108453425 gene encoding E3 ubiquitin-protein ligase RSL1, whose amino-acid sequence MEDQEVLPDNISVALVRGVRAEEDEEDFQSCCEDDEVWKDNEEVAKEEEKKELDEFSVKMFFKGISLAETGDSSFGFSGIGVVMERSANSPVIQVQKKLDFYVEESVADYLALMDGLTEAMQNKILRVYAFTDSTLLHDQITCEENLDNPLLMALRERIMEHSRNLEEFVLKLVPSTDLLRPLQLAQVAIGVVSSPAKGDKSLQYCSICFEDKPSLMMITMKCSHRFCSHCMRTHVDGKLQSSKVPIRCPQSQCKYYISTAECRSFLPLASYESLERAQAEANVLHSDGIYCPYPNCSVLLDPRECLSTRASSSSQSDNSCVECPVCQRFICVECGVPWHSSMSCEMYQNLPLEERDAADITLHRLAQNKRWRRCQQCRRMIELAQGCYHMTCWCGHEFCYSCGAEYRDSQQTCQCAFWEEDNSEGLATHSVQESEQWAWETFNSLPMIMDAYSDQERSQLALIQRFLAGGFSLSDHHPYQSPPRCTDSYVDAMKDLRQLPWLERFVSVISDNYYEDYIQ is encoded by the exons ATGGAGGATCAGGAAGTTTTACCGGATAATATCTCTGTAGCCTTAGTTAGGGGAGTTAGGGCAGAAGAAGATGAGGAAGACTTTCAGAGCTGTTGTGAAGATGATGAGGTATGGAAGGACAATGAAGAGGTGGCgaaagaggaagaaaagaaagagctTGATGAATTTTCAGTGAAGATGTTCTTCAAGGGCATCTCTTTAGCTGAAACTGGGGACTCTAGTTTTGGGTTTTCAGGAATTGGGGTGGTCATGGAGAGATCAGCCAATAGCCCTGTTATTCAAGTGCAGAAAAAGCTTGACTTTTATGTTGAGGAATCTGTGGCTGATTATTTAGCCTTAATGGATGGTTTGACAGAGGCTATGCAGAACAAAATTCTCCGAGTATATGCTTTTACTGATTCCACATTGCTACATGATCAG ATTACATGCGAGGAGAACCTTGATAATCCACTTTTGATGGCGTTAAGGGAAAGAATCATGGAACATTCCCGTAATTTGGAAGAGTTTGTCCTGAAACTTGTTCCAAGCACCGATCTTTTGAGGCCATTGCAGCTAGCCCAAGTAGCAATAGGAGTTGTTTCTTCTCCTGCCAAGGGAGATAAATCACTTCAATATTGTTCTATTTGCTTTGAAGACAAGCCATCATTGATGATGATCACCATGAAGTGTTCCCATAGATTCTGTTCCCATTGTATGAGAACTCATGTAGATGGTAAACTGCAGTCGTCcaaagttccaatcaggtgccCTCAGTCACAATGCAAATATTACATCTCGACTGCTGAGTGTAGATCATTTCTTCCTCTTGCTTCCTATGAGTCTTTAGAAAGAGCACAAGCAGAAGCAAATGTTCTTCACTCAGATGGAATATACTGTCCTTATCCAAATTGTTCTGTCTTGCTTGATCCTCGTGAATGCTTATCAACTAGGGCAAGTTCATCTAGTCAATCAGACAATAGCTGTGTTGAGTGCCCTGTTTGTCAAAGGTTTATATGTGTGGAATGTGGAGTTCCATGGCATTCATCAATGAGTTGTGAAATGTATCAGAACCTCCCACTTGAGGAAAGAGATGCTGCAGACATCACCTTGCATCGCTTGGCACAAAACAAGAGGTGGAGACGATGCCAGCAGTGCCGTAGGATGATTGAACTTGCTCAAGGTTGCTATCACATGACATGCTG GTGTGGGCACGAGTTCTGTTATTCTTGTGGTGCCGAGTACAGGGACAGTCAGCAGACCTGTCAATGCGCCTTTTGGGAAGAAGACAACTCTGAGGGCTTGGCCACCCATTCTGTCCAAGAATCGGAACAATGGGCTTGGGAGACTTTCAATTCACTCCCTATGATTATGGATGCATACTCAGACCAAGAAAGATCACAGCTGGCACTAATCCAAAGGTTCCTTGCTGGGGGTTTCAGTCTTAGTGATCATCATCCATATCAATCACCACCCCGCTGTACGGATTCATATGTGGATGCCATGAAGGACCTCCGTCAGCTTCCTTGGCTTGAGAGATTTGTCTCTGTAATAAGTGACAACTACTACGAAGACTATATCCAATGA